One genomic region from Rhodothermales bacterium encodes:
- a CDS encoding VOC family protein, with the protein MKLELVPIPVSDVDASLAFYTEVIRFHLDHDVTPSEGVRVVQLTPPGSACSVLLSTGLPGVEMAPGSLRGLHLVVQEIQSVRAELLDRGVEVSEVVDMGGVLFAGFADPDGNTWVLQEIPRG; encoded by the coding sequence ATGAAACTCGAGCTCGTCCCCATCCCCGTTAGCGACGTGGATGCCTCCCTGGCGTTCTACACAGAGGTCATCCGCTTCCACCTGGACCACGACGTGACACCCTCAGAAGGGGTTCGCGTGGTGCAATTGACTCCGCCCGGCTCTGCCTGCTCGGTCCTTCTCAGTACGGGACTGCCCGGAGTCGAGATGGCTCCAGGCTCCCTGCGTGGACTCCATCTGGTGGTGCAGGAGATTCAGTCGGTGCGTGCCGAACTCCTGGACCGCGGCGTCGAGGTCAGCGAAGTGGTCGACATGGGGGGCGTGCTGTTCGCCGGTTTCGCAGACCCGGACGGCAATACCTGGGTGCTCCAGGAAATTCCGCGCGGTTGA
- a CDS encoding fasciclin domain-containing protein, translating into MNARNPLPWIVTVSLLVLAGCQQSAPDAGSQQAYEGPKLNFASNSKPNVLEIAVSSADHSTLVAAVQAAGLEAVLVSAGPLTVFAPTDAAFGALPDGTLDELLKPENKQALTKIVTAHAAPGTFKGALLRNGDRLYMATGDFATIEERSDGMYVHGAKILGTVDGSNGVVHVVDKVLLFD; encoded by the coding sequence ATGAACGCCCGAAACCCTCTTCCATGGATCGTCACGGTCTCGCTGCTTGTTCTCGCAGGCTGCCAGCAGAGTGCTCCGGACGCCGGTTCGCAACAGGCGTACGAAGGTCCGAAGCTCAACTTCGCCAGCAACTCCAAACCGAACGTGCTTGAGATCGCCGTCAGCTCTGCCGATCACTCGACGCTTGTAGCCGCTGTTCAGGCAGCAGGCCTTGAGGCGGTGTTGGTGTCGGCCGGGCCACTAACCGTCTTCGCACCGACAGACGCGGCCTTTGGAGCCCTGCCGGACGGCACCCTGGATGAGCTCCTGAAGCCGGAGAACAAGCAGGCGCTGACTAAGATCGTTACCGCCCATGCCGCTCCCGGGACCTTCAAGGGAGCGCTCTTGAGAAACGGAGACCGACTCTACATGGCTACCGGCGACTTTGCGACAATCGAGGAGCGTTCAGACGGGATGTACGTGCACGGTGCAAAGATTCTCGGCACCGTGGACGGCTCAAACGGTGTGGTTCATGTGGTCGACAAGGTCCTTCTGTTCGATTAG
- a CDS encoding DUF1131 family protein, whose product MRACSLLAVLAVLAMGCASDSPTPTPDQSPAADSPAPGAEQAPAADPPPPEPVSVFLGDGGLDGYPAGSAFTMEAISEAVAPLEVVETEGGSEGMVWTEYAVVADSGTLLTIGPDGMGTRVGSVRTSNPAVELEGGMRIGDRFGDIFSGSASPNCVAGMEEMSGLVNCNPPGAAQFFLVFEGSWNGPDGEVPPADVLQDWRVREAFWTSQ is encoded by the coding sequence ATGCGTGCTTGCTCCCTCCTCGCCGTCCTCGCAGTTCTCGCGATGGGCTGTGCGTCCGATTCCCCCACGCCTACTCCCGACCAGTCTCCGGCAGCCGATTCCCCTGCGCCCGGCGCTGAGCAGGCCCCTGCGGCCGATCCGCCTCCACCAGAACCCGTAAGCGTCTTTCTCGGAGACGGTGGCCTGGACGGCTATCCGGCCGGCTCGGCGTTCACCATGGAGGCCATCTCCGAAGCGGTGGCCCCGCTGGAGGTCGTCGAGACTGAAGGAGGCTCTGAGGGCATGGTCTGGACCGAATACGCCGTTGTGGCCGACTCCGGAACCCTGCTCACCATCGGGCCAGACGGCATGGGCACCCGCGTAGGCTCGGTGCGCACCTCCAATCCGGCGGTGGAGCTGGAGGGTGGCATGCGTATCGGTGATCGCTTTGGCGATATATTCTCCGGCTCTGCCTCACCCAATTGCGTGGCCGGCATGGAGGAGATGTCCGGCCTGGTCAATTGCAATCCGCCTGGCGCCGCCCAGTTCTTCCTGGTCTTCGAAGGCTCCTGGAACGGTCCGGACGGCGAAGTGCCTCCTGCGGACGTGCTCCAGGACTGGCGGGTCCGCGAAGCATTCTGGACCTCGCAGTGA
- a CDS encoding DinB family protein codes for MQPGTALIPEFDQETAGTRRMLERIPADALNFRPHEKSWTLGQLATHCGQLLSWTRPTLELNELDIANIPPARERTTPESILRHFDEQRADARAALEAASAAVMAEPWTMRAGEREFFTLPKMVCIRTFVFNHSVHHRGQLSVYLRLLDIPVPGVYGPTADEAM; via the coding sequence ATGCAACCAGGCACCGCGCTAATTCCCGAATTCGACCAGGAAACCGCCGGCACGCGCCGCATGCTTGAGCGCATCCCGGCCGATGCACTCAACTTCCGTCCTCACGAGAAATCATGGACGCTGGGGCAACTGGCGACGCACTGCGGACAGCTCCTGTCGTGGACCCGGCCCACGCTGGAGTTGAACGAGCTGGACATCGCCAATATCCCCCCGGCCCGGGAGCGTACCACGCCGGAGTCCATTCTGCGGCACTTTGACGAGCAGCGGGCCGACGCGCGCGCCGCCCTGGAGGCTGCTTCCGCTGCGGTGATGGCCGAACCGTGGACCATGCGAGCAGGCGAGAGGGAGTTCTTCACGCTCCCAAAGATGGTCTGCATTCGGACCTTCGTATTCAATCATTCGGTGCACCACCGGGGGCAGTTGAGCGTTTACCTGCGGCTGCTTGATATCCCTGTGCCGGGTGTTTACGGACCCACCGCCGACGAGGCGATGTAG
- a CDS encoding RidA family protein: MTPIQPDNAPAPKGHYSPGMVHQGVLYISGQLPTHPETGDIPAGIEAQTQLALEKVEAVVNAAGSSLDRVLQMRIYISNGDDWGAVNGVYAKYFGDHRPARCVVPTRDLHYGCLIEIEGTAAV, from the coding sequence ATGACCCCGATACAACCCGATAACGCTCCGGCGCCAAAGGGGCACTACTCACCGGGCATGGTGCACCAGGGTGTGCTCTACATCTCCGGGCAGCTGCCGACGCACCCCGAAACGGGTGACATCCCGGCAGGCATCGAGGCACAGACACAACTCGCGCTGGAAAAGGTCGAGGCTGTCGTCAACGCGGCGGGCAGCTCCCTGGATCGGGTACTGCAGATGCGGATCTACATCTCCAACGGGGACGACTGGGGCGCCGTAAATGGCGTCTACGCGAAGTACTTCGGCGATCATCGACCTGCCCGATGTGTTGTCCCCACCCGGGACCTGCACTACGGATGCCTGATCGAGATCGAAGGGACGGCCGCGGTCTAG
- a CDS encoding serine/threonine-protein kinase produces MVGKTLSHYRILEEHGRGGMGVVFRALDLTLERTVAIKVLSGANTESAAHRDRFYREARSAARLQDSRIAAIYEIGEAPIEGTTGDPVLFIAMEFVEGEDLSSLIADGPLTSDDAIEVALGVAGALEAAHASGIVHRDIKPGNVKRTADGRIKVLDFGLARPTQAQTLTQAGVTMGTAAYMSPEQASGGPVDGRSDLFSLGVTLYEMLAGRPPFQAQYPQALAYMIVHEEPTLLVEARPGVEEGLANIVSRLLAKDPSERYQSASDVVADLRAVQSGARISTLPGPRRARRAWPAFLGLAVVAAAALGMAAAAGLFSAGDPWPADEQADPRVLLISLPGMVHIENPTITTDRLDLAFEGRRVDEKPAVFAYNARDGQVRFLREGRITRMAFAPGSSRLAVDTPGDGIWMVDLPDGEPRTITSFGWSPRWRDEETLLFSGSPHTGIAADSADIWEVDVASGDLRKVFATRDSGRQFDLAGVLAQSGMAFGTVYGPDASQTGVFTLDPKSGQFRDGQFGTQAGLYAMGYMVMQRPDASLAFRPANPRTGEQTRTWRRFPLEVEREDGWSLSPRGDLMYVEPEGSHRLFLADLETQVMEPVVLSGDWADLPYFHPRFSPDGSLITVYVPEDPGTTRSIVIDRSAGNLVTPFPLGSRFPSFTTQDSLLYTASGTSFIQAADGSEPVRQIIDGVWATESPDGRYLAYERGGMIIRDTVTDEEVSMADLGGRAQVQFRFSPDSRYVVWSLFSETNAISLWIAAVDGSWRRQIGVDRIVPFWSREGDYIYYRDMAATGIDQSMIRRIPVQLRPDFQILGPPETVMWMRGGAQHPTLDPVSGRILISSREAGFGDTAPPKSPQLVHWENWTRLLEEIE; encoded by the coding sequence ATGGTCGGTAAAACCCTCTCCCACTACCGGATTCTCGAAGAGCACGGACGCGGCGGCATGGGGGTCGTCTTCCGAGCGCTGGATCTTACGCTGGAGCGCACCGTGGCCATCAAGGTGCTGTCCGGCGCGAACACCGAGTCTGCTGCTCATCGCGACCGGTTCTACCGGGAGGCCAGATCGGCCGCGCGACTCCAGGATTCCCGCATCGCTGCGATCTACGAGATCGGCGAAGCGCCCATCGAAGGGACAACAGGGGATCCCGTGCTCTTCATCGCGATGGAGTTCGTGGAGGGCGAGGACCTTTCGTCTCTGATCGCCGACGGGCCCCTGACTTCAGACGATGCGATTGAAGTGGCCCTTGGGGTGGCGGGTGCGCTGGAGGCCGCGCACGCTAGCGGAATTGTGCATCGGGACATCAAACCCGGAAACGTCAAGCGCACCGCGGACGGACGAATCAAGGTGCTCGACTTTGGGTTGGCCAGGCCGACTCAGGCCCAGACCCTTACCCAGGCTGGAGTCACCATGGGAACGGCGGCATACATGTCTCCTGAACAGGCCTCGGGCGGTCCAGTCGATGGGCGCTCAGACCTCTTCAGCCTGGGGGTCACCCTGTACGAAATGCTTGCCGGCCGGCCGCCGTTTCAGGCCCAATACCCCCAGGCCCTCGCCTACATGATTGTGCATGAGGAGCCGACCCTGCTGGTGGAGGCGCGACCCGGTGTCGAGGAAGGGCTTGCGAACATCGTTTCGAGGCTGCTCGCCAAGGACCCATCGGAGCGGTATCAGAGCGCCTCCGACGTGGTTGCGGATCTCCGAGCGGTACAATCCGGCGCACGGATCAGCACATTGCCCGGTCCTCGGCGGGCCCGTCGAGCCTGGCCTGCTTTTCTGGGGCTCGCCGTGGTGGCAGCTGCGGCGTTGGGCATGGCAGCTGCTGCCGGCCTGTTTTCGGCCGGAGACCCATGGCCGGCAGACGAACAAGCCGATCCGAGGGTACTCCTCATCAGTCTGCCGGGCATGGTGCACATTGAAAACCCGACCATCACAACAGATCGGCTTGATTTGGCCTTCGAGGGCCGCCGGGTTGACGAAAAGCCGGCCGTATTTGCCTACAACGCGCGGGACGGCCAGGTGAGGTTTCTCCGGGAGGGCCGCATTACGCGCATGGCATTCGCACCGGGATCCTCGCGACTGGCGGTTGACACCCCTGGTGACGGCATCTGGATGGTAGACCTGCCCGACGGAGAGCCCCGGACCATTACCTCTTTCGGCTGGAGTCCGAGGTGGCGAGACGAGGAAACGCTGCTGTTCTCCGGGTCACCCCATACCGGCATTGCCGCCGACAGTGCAGACATCTGGGAAGTTGACGTCGCGTCCGGCGATTTGAGGAAGGTCTTCGCAACGCGAGACTCTGGCCGGCAATTCGATTTGGCCGGTGTTCTTGCGCAGTCCGGCATGGCCTTCGGAACCGTCTACGGCCCCGACGCCTCACAGACTGGCGTATTTACTCTGGACCCAAAGTCCGGGCAGTTTCGAGACGGCCAGTTCGGGACACAGGCTGGCCTGTACGCCATGGGATATATGGTTATGCAGCGGCCGGATGCTTCGCTTGCGTTCCGGCCGGCGAACCCTCGGACCGGGGAACAGACGCGAACCTGGCGTCGCTTCCCCCTCGAGGTAGAGAGGGAAGACGGCTGGAGCCTCAGTCCTCGCGGCGACCTCATGTACGTAGAGCCAGAGGGCTCGCACCGGCTCTTCCTGGCGGACCTGGAAACACAGGTGATGGAACCAGTCGTGCTTTCGGGAGACTGGGCCGATCTGCCGTACTTCCACCCACGCTTTTCGCCGGACGGTTCCCTGATCACCGTCTATGTGCCTGAAGACCCGGGTACTACTCGCTCCATCGTGATCGACAGGAGCGCGGGAAATCTTGTTACGCCCTTTCCACTCGGCTCTCGCTTCCCTTCATTCACCACGCAGGACTCTCTCCTCTACACCGCCAGCGGCACCTCCTTCATACAGGCTGCGGACGGCAGCGAGCCCGTCAGGCAGATCATAGACGGAGTCTGGGCCACGGAGTCCCCGGACGGCCGGTACCTGGCCTACGAACGCGGTGGCATGATCATCCGTGACACAGTTACGGACGAAGAAGTGTCGATGGCAGATCTCGGCGGCCGAGCCCAGGTCCAGTTCCGGTTTTCGCCCGATTCACGCTACGTGGTCTGGTCCCTCTTCAGCGAAACCAATGCCATCTCGCTCTGGATTGCCGCGGTGGACGGTAGCTGGCGCCGGCAGATTGGCGTCGACAGAATCGTTCCATTCTGGTCCCGAGAGGGAGACTATATCTACTACCGGGACATGGCGGCAACGGGCATCGATCAGTCGATGATCAGACGGATTCCAGTCCAACTGCGTCCCGATTTTCAGATTCTCGGCCCGCCGGAAACCGTGATGTGGATGCGCGGCGGAGCGCAACACCCGACACTTGATCCTGTCAGCGGACGCATCCTGATATCCAGTCGTGAGGCCGGATTTGGAGACACCGCTCCCCCCAAGAGCCCACAGCTCGTGCACTGGGAGAATTGGACGCGACTGTTGGAGGAGATCGAGTAG
- a CDS encoding choice-of-anchor B family protein, with protein MPEHPFATLSPTSYRKINERFVMKATYACVAALGLLLSIPTLAIAQNFGGAMAYEDGQLFVGQTSQSSESGTVYVYARGTDGTWTEVQRLQASDRDGSDDRFGRALDVNGGTLIVGATTKEAPLGAAYVFEKGDDGLWVQTQRLAADGESETGSLGRAIAVDGNWAFVSAAGYDESKGAVFVYERAAAGEWGLHSRLMPDSLEAGTLFGLALDMEGGKAIIGAQLQDQNSGAIYAYAYNAENNSWDLQDDVTLNGLQEGGSLGAGVAISGDRALVSAPFAGTGSAFLLEYSNDSWSQTRLLSPVDGRPGFFGAHLGLYESEIWVGAPFTNGSGAIFRYHIDEDGALRTADWFVPDSVEPGSQFGTRFVRAGDELFVGAAAADFGLGSVLVMARDGDGWTETQQLFLEQQQMDAITGAEVRCEDGTAGSFECEGVDMVSFLPVGDIGGKRGVSLNDIWGWTHEETGREFALVGRVDGMSFVEITNPANPIYLGDLPKTEGSMSASWRDMKVYRDYVYVVADGAGNHGVQIFDLNELLDVPGAPVTFSETARYDGIASAHNIVINEESGFAYTVGNSMGGEVCGGGSHILDLTNPLEPTFAGCFGHEGTGNAGTGYTHDGMCIQYDGPDSEHIGKEICFSANENAISVADLTDKQNPITLAAAEYPNVGYAHQGWITEDHRYYYSNDETDETGGTVDRTRTLVWDVSDLDDPVLVTEFMGTTGASDHNLYVRGNFMYQSNYAAGLRILDISDPANPVEVAHFDTAPDVTNTPGFGGSWSNYPFFQSGTIIVTSRNEGLFLLKKSQTEL; from the coding sequence GTGCCTGAACACCCATTCGCCACGCTTTCACCCACCTCGTACAGGAAGATCAACGAACGCTTTGTGATGAAAGCTACCTATGCCTGCGTGGCAGCCCTGGGGCTGCTGCTCTCCATCCCCACCCTGGCCATCGCCCAGAATTTCGGCGGAGCCATGGCCTATGAGGACGGCCAGCTCTTTGTCGGCCAGACCTCGCAGTCCTCCGAGTCCGGAACGGTCTACGTCTACGCCAGGGGCACCGACGGCACCTGGACGGAGGTTCAGCGCCTCCAGGCCTCCGACCGGGACGGATCCGATGACCGCTTCGGACGCGCGCTCGACGTGAATGGAGGCACCCTGATTGTCGGAGCCACCACCAAGGAGGCGCCCCTCGGAGCTGCCTACGTATTCGAGAAGGGCGACGACGGCCTTTGGGTGCAGACGCAACGTCTCGCGGCCGACGGAGAATCGGAAACCGGAAGTCTGGGCCGCGCGATCGCAGTCGACGGCAATTGGGCGTTCGTGTCCGCAGCCGGCTACGACGAGAGTAAGGGTGCCGTGTTCGTGTACGAACGCGCAGCGGCAGGGGAGTGGGGATTGCATTCCCGGCTCATGCCTGACAGCCTTGAGGCCGGTACGCTGTTTGGCCTCGCCCTGGATATGGAGGGTGGCAAGGCCATCATCGGCGCCCAGCTCCAGGACCAGAATTCGGGAGCCATCTACGCGTACGCCTACAATGCGGAGAACAACTCCTGGGATCTGCAGGATGATGTGACCCTGAACGGCCTGCAGGAGGGTGGATCTCTCGGTGCAGGCGTCGCCATTTCCGGTGACCGCGCCCTGGTGTCCGCACCGTTCGCCGGCACCGGGTCTGCCTTCCTGCTGGAGTACAGCAACGATTCGTGGAGTCAGACGCGCCTTCTGAGCCCCGTCGATGGAAGACCCGGCTTCTTCGGCGCACACCTCGGCCTCTACGAAAGCGAAATCTGGGTCGGAGCGCCGTTCACCAACGGTTCGGGTGCCATTTTCCGCTATCACATCGATGAGGACGGCGCTCTGCGAACAGCGGACTGGTTCGTGCCGGACTCCGTGGAGCCGGGCTCACAGTTCGGTACCCGGTTCGTGCGGGCGGGCGATGAGCTCTTTGTCGGTGCGGCCGCCGCGGACTTCGGTCTGGGCTCGGTGTTGGTCATGGCGCGGGATGGTGACGGCTGGACCGAAACCCAGCAGCTGTTCCTGGAGCAGCAGCAGATGGATGCCATCACCGGTGCCGAGGTGCGCTGCGAAGACGGCACCGCCGGAAGCTTCGAGTGCGAGGGCGTCGACATGGTGTCCTTCCTGCCGGTAGGTGACATAGGCGGCAAGCGCGGCGTCTCCCTGAACGACATCTGGGGATGGACCCACGAAGAAACCGGACGCGAGTTTGCCCTGGTGGGCCGCGTCGACGGCATGTCTTTCGTGGAGATTACCAACCCGGCCAATCCGATCTATCTGGGGGACCTTCCGAAGACCGAGGGTTCCATGTCCGCCTCGTGGAGAGACATGAAAGTGTACCGCGACTACGTCTACGTCGTGGCGGACGGTGCGGGAAATCATGGCGTGCAGATCTTTGACCTGAATGAGCTGCTGGATGTACCGGGCGCGCCCGTCACCTTCTCGGAGACAGCTCGCTATGACGGCATCGCCAGCGCGCACAACATCGTCATCAACGAAGAGTCCGGCTTTGCCTACACGGTGGGGAATTCGATGGGCGGAGAGGTCTGCGGGGGCGGATCGCACATTCTGGACCTCACCAACCCCTTGGAGCCCACCTTCGCGGGCTGCTTCGGACATGAGGGCACCGGCAACGCCGGAACGGGCTATACGCACGATGGCATGTGCATCCAGTACGACGGCCCCGACTCGGAGCACATCGGCAAAGAGATCTGCTTCTCAGCCAACGAAAACGCCATCAGTGTCGCGGACCTGACTGACAAGCAGAACCCGATCACGCTTGCGGCGGCCGAATACCCCAATGTGGGCTATGCGCATCAGGGGTGGATCACCGAGGATCACAGGTACTACTACTCGAACGATGAAACCGACGAGACCGGTGGCACTGTAGATCGCACCCGCACACTGGTCTGGGATGTGAGTGATCTGGATGACCCGGTGCTGGTGACCGAGTTCATGGGCACGACGGGCGCTTCGGACCACAACCTGTACGTGCGCGGCAACTTCATGTACCAGTCCAACTATGCGGCCGGTCTTCGCATCCTGGACATCTCGGATCCGGCGAATCCTGTGGAAGTCGCGCACTTCGACACGGCACCCGACGTGACCAACACACCCGGTTTCGGCGGTTCGTGGAGCAACTATCCGTTCTTCCAGAGCGGCACGATCATCGTGACCAGCAGGAATGAGGGCCTGTTTCTGCTGAAGAAGTCGCAGACCGAACTCTAG
- a CDS encoding adenosylhomocysteinase, protein MLVETLPYKVKDISLAEWGRKEIRLAEAEMPGLMAIREEFRGQEPLKGARIAGCLHMTVQTAVLIETLVELGAEVTWSSCNIFSTQDEAAAAIADAGIQVYAWKGMNEEEFDWCIEQTLFFGDERKPLNMILDDGGDLTNMVLDRYPELVPGIKGLSEETTTGVHRLYEREKNGTLVLPAINVNDSVTKSKFDNKYGCKESLVDAIRRATDIMMAGKVAVVAGYGDVGKGSAASLRGAGARVIVTEIDPICALQAAMDGYAVKKMDDAVKGADIVVTATGNFNVIQERHFRSMKDKAIVCNIGHFDNEIDMAWLNEHYGNTKDTIKPQVDLYDIDGKEVIVLAEGRLVNLGCATGHPSFVMSNSFTNQVLAQLELWNNSDSYENKVYTLPKHLDEKVARLHLAKIGVELDELTQEQADYISVTPEGPYKPEYYRY, encoded by the coding sequence ATGCTGGTCGAAACGTTGCCCTACAAAGTCAAAGACATCTCCCTGGCGGAGTGGGGACGCAAAGAAATCCGCCTGGCTGAAGCTGAAATGCCGGGCCTCATGGCCATCCGCGAGGAATTCCGCGGACAGGAGCCGCTGAAGGGCGCACGCATTGCAGGGTGCCTGCACATGACGGTGCAAACCGCCGTGTTGATTGAGACACTGGTTGAGCTCGGCGCCGAAGTCACCTGGTCCTCGTGCAACATCTTCTCGACGCAGGACGAGGCGGCCGCCGCCATCGCCGATGCCGGCATCCAGGTGTACGCCTGGAAAGGCATGAACGAGGAGGAATTTGACTGGTGTATCGAGCAGACGCTGTTCTTCGGGGATGAGCGCAAGCCGCTCAACATGATCCTCGACGATGGCGGCGATCTGACCAACATGGTGCTTGACCGGTACCCCGAGCTCGTTCCGGGCATCAAAGGCCTCTCTGAGGAGACCACGACCGGTGTGCATCGCCTCTATGAGCGCGAGAAGAACGGCACGCTCGTCCTGCCGGCTATCAACGTCAATGACTCGGTCACCAAGTCCAAGTTCGACAACAAGTACGGCTGCAAGGAGTCCCTGGTGGACGCCATCCGCCGCGCCACCGACATCATGATGGCCGGCAAAGTAGCGGTCGTGGCCGGGTACGGCGATGTCGGCAAAGGCTCCGCCGCTTCCCTGCGTGGCGCCGGTGCCCGCGTGATCGTGACGGAGATCGATCCGATCTGCGCCCTGCAGGCTGCCATGGACGGCTACGCGGTCAAGAAAATGGACGATGCGGTCAAAGGCGCCGATATCGTGGTTACCGCGACAGGCAACTTCAACGTGATCCAGGAGCGCCATTTCAGGTCCATGAAGGACAAGGCGATCGTCTGCAACATCGGCCACTTCGACAACGAGATCGACATGGCCTGGCTCAACGAGCACTACGGCAACACCAAGGACACCATCAAGCCCCAGGTCGACCTGTACGACATCGACGGCAAAGAGGTGATTGTGCTGGCCGAGGGCCGCCTGGTGAACCTGGGTTGCGCAACGGGACACCCGTCCTTTGTGATGTCCAACTCGTTCACCAACCAGGTTCTGGCCCAGCTCGAGCTCTGGAATAACTCCGATAGCTACGAGAACAAGGTGTACACGCTGCCGAAGCACCTCGACGAGAAGGTCGCCCGGCTGCACCTGGCCAAGATCGGCGTAGAACTCGACGAGCTTACGCAGGAGCAGGCTGACTACATCAGCGTCACTCCGGAGGGCCCCTACAAGCCGGAATATTACCGCTACTAG
- a CDS encoding endonuclease/exonuclease/phosphatase family protein yields the protein MIRTTLLTILLSVFAGCSAPVMPPDPEARVKVMSYNLRYGDESLDQEDSRQVNLLASIHHHRPDLLGVQEANEPWMEILPRELKDYAYVGVGRDDGVAAGERSAIFYLADKFEVIETGTFWLSETPEEPSFGWGATNRRVCTWAYLRNRFTGTVTAHFNTHLDHEVHEARVKGMAIILDRIAQSPHPVILTGDFNIIEGSELYETVEATKLSDTKHSAAESRPYSTMNWFIPDEETAWVIDYVFAEEGRFDVLRYEVDHTWRYDGKPVSDHYPVLAELALVN from the coding sequence GTGATTCGAACGACTCTTCTGACAATCCTTCTGAGCGTATTCGCAGGTTGCAGCGCACCGGTGATGCCTCCGGATCCGGAGGCCCGGGTGAAGGTCATGTCCTACAATCTCCGCTACGGAGACGAATCTCTGGATCAGGAAGACTCGCGTCAGGTCAATTTGCTGGCGTCAATCCACCACCACCGGCCTGATCTGCTCGGCGTACAGGAAGCCAACGAGCCTTGGATGGAGATTCTGCCGCGGGAGCTCAAGGACTATGCTTACGTGGGCGTCGGGCGGGATGACGGCGTTGCGGCCGGAGAGCGGTCCGCCATTTTCTATCTGGCAGACAAGTTCGAGGTGATCGAAACCGGAACGTTCTGGTTGTCGGAGACCCCTGAGGAACCGTCATTCGGCTGGGGTGCCACGAACCGACGCGTCTGCACCTGGGCGTATCTGCGCAACCGGTTCACCGGAACCGTGACCGCACACTTCAACACGCACCTGGACCACGAAGTCCATGAGGCGCGGGTCAAAGGCATGGCGATCATTCTGGACCGCATCGCCCAATCCCCGCACCCGGTGATCTTGACCGGGGACTTCAACATCATCGAGGGCTCGGAGCTCTACGAGACGGTAGAAGCCACGAAGCTTTCGGATACCAAGCACAGCGCTGCAGAGTCACGGCCGTACAGCACCATGAACTGGTTTATTCCCGACGAGGAGACCGCCTGGGTGATCGACTACGTCTTTGCGGAAGAAGGCCGGTTCGATGTGCTGCGCTATGAAGTGGACCACACCTGGCGCTACGACGGCAAACCCGTTTCCGACCACTACCCGGTGCTTGCAGAGTTGGCTTTGGTGAACTGA